The genomic DNA CGCCGGTTTGAACAGGTGACTCGTATGAACCGCAATGGGTATTTTGATTCAATCCATGTGCTTTGCCTGCGTCCGCTGGTGGTTGGCAGTCCACGTCAGATTCGGCTGGCGACGTGTTTGTTTCCTTTGCTGCTGCTGATGGGTGCCGTGTTTTGGGTTATGGAACGTCTGTTTCCGCGGAACGACGGAACAACCGGATACTTCTTTGTTTTTCGGGCACCGGTAGAGTAATCCAGGTTGTTTTGGTGAGTGAGTCGTAAGTTAGTCATTATTCGGCATGAACGCGTCCTTTTACTGACGTCCAGCAACAGACAGAATGTCTATGTCCGACACGTGTAATTCTGATCGGGTCCCCTGGGATATCGTGGTCTGTCCTGCCTGTCGATCGGATCTGCAGACGGCGGACAAAACAGTCACCTGCCCGCAGTGCGGTACTGTCCATCCGGTTCCCTCCGCCGGCCCCGCTGATCTGCGTCTCCAAAGTGAAAAGACGGTCGTCGTGCAGCACCGTCTGGGGCGGTCACTTTTTGACGCCCATCCGCAACCTGATTTTTCACCGATATCTGTTAACCCGAATGCCACACCGGTGCTGGCCGATTCGGATCTTCCAATCCACCTCACAAAGGAACAGGCCAGCTATCTTCCACCCGCGGCCCACCCCGGGGCACTCTGTCTGGATCTGGGTTGTGGAAACGGTGAGTATCGTGCCCCCGTGGAAAAACTGGGGTACCGCTGGGTCGGTGTTGACTATGGTGATCCGGATGCTCCCGTGCATGCAGATGCTCATGCGCTTCCGTTTCCGGACAACACGTTCGATACCGTTATTTCCCTGGCGGTACTGGAACACGTGCAGTATCCCCACGTCGTTCTGCGTGAGGCATGGCGTGTCCTGAAACCAGGTGGACGAATGGTTGCCAGTGTGGCTTATCTGGTACCGTTTCACGGAGCCAGTTTCTTCAATATGACCCACTACGGAGCTTTCAGTGCCTTTCATGATGCCGGATTTGAGGTGCTGCGTGTGGCACCGGAAAAGGTCTATCTGGGAATCCGGGCGCTGTCGTTTGCCGGTTTGTTTCAGGGGGCGTCCCGCTGGCTGTGTTATGCCGCTGTCGCTCCACTGATTGTGGCTCACCGATTGTGGTGGCGATTCCGGCGTCGCAGCGCTCCTGCACAATACAGTATCGAGCAAATGTATCTGCTGACTTCCGGTGCGTTCACTATTGTTGCCAACAGACCTCGCGATACAGAAGGTCATGACTAATCGTGTGCGGGATCGTTGGCCAGTGTGAAGAGAGTGCTGCAGTCGATGCGGCCGCATTCGACAAGATGGTTGACACGCTTGCGATGCGCGGACCCGACGGTCGGGGAGTCGAACGGCTGGCCGGCGGGACCGTTGCCCTGGGGCATCGCAGACTGTCGATTATTGATCTGTCCGATGCGGGTCGACAGCCGATGTCGAATGAAGACCAGTCGGTGTGGCTGACCTTTAACGGTGAGATTTACAACTACCGGCAGCTGCGAGTCGAACTGCTCGAATACGGACATCGCTTTCAGTCTCAGTCCGATTCAGA from Fuerstiella sp. includes the following:
- a CDS encoding methyltransferase domain-containing protein, translating into MSDTCNSDRVPWDIVVCPACRSDLQTADKTVTCPQCGTVHPVPSAGPADLRLQSEKTVVVQHRLGRSLFDAHPQPDFSPISVNPNATPVLADSDLPIHLTKEQASYLPPAAHPGALCLDLGCGNGEYRAPVEKLGYRWVGVDYGDPDAPVHADAHALPFPDNTFDTVISLAVLEHVQYPHVVLREAWRVLKPGGRMVASVAYLVPFHGASFFNMTHYGAFSAFHDAGFEVLRVAPEKVYLGIRALSFAGLFQGASRWLCYAAVAPLIVAHRLWWRFRRRSAPAQYSIEQMYLLTSGAFTIVANRPRDTEGHD